ACCCTTATTTACAGAAATATTTTACAAAAGGCATACTGCTTGGGTCAATTAAGGGATAGGGATTAGTATTATACGGGATACGGTGATTTTACTGTAGGTATAATATTTATTAAAATACAAAAAAAATAAAAATGGAGGAGATGTTTTATGAGAAAAATGAAATTTATATGCCTTGTAATGGTGGTGGCAATTGCGTTGACAATGTTAACCGGATGCGTGAAATCCAAGGATACCGGAAGTACTGCATCCACGCAAAAAGAAACGCAAGAGCCAACCAACGAACCTGTGAAGCTCGACAAAATCACGTTTGCAACATGGGTCTTCTATACGATACCTGAGGTTGCAGAAGTATTGGAGAAACTATTCAAGGAAGACACAGGCGTTGAACTGGAAATTGTACACTTTGCAAAGGATAATTGGGAAGACAAGTTAAACGCCTTGTTCTTGTCAGGGGATATAGCGGATGTAGTAAGGCTTCCGGATAACATCTATACTTATGTTAAGCAGGATTTTATTGTCCCGCTGGATGACTACATAAAGCAAAATCCTGAATTCAAAAAAATGGTCGAGGCAAATCCTGCTATTGTCGAAAATTTCACAATAGATGGGAAGATTTATGCCGTTGGTTCAAAGAACGAATGTTATTTCGCGCTGTGGTTCAGGGATGACCTTTTGAGGGATTTGAACCTTTCCATGCCTAAAACCCTGGATGACTTTGTGGATATATTAAGGGTATTCAAGAAAACTGATATAAACAGAAATGGAAAAACAGATGATACAATTCCTTTAACAACATCTTCCTATATCATAAGGTGGGATATTATCTCCTCCTGTTTCGGAGTCAAGAATGGGGTCTACTTGAAGGACGGAAAATATGTTGATTCCACTCTTACGCCAGAATACAGGGAATTTATGGATTTTGTAAAAATGCTTTACAAGGATGAACTTATTGACAGAGAAGTTCCAACAAAAGGCTTGGGAGATGCTAGGACCACCTTCTTCACAGGAGGAGCGGGCTCGATATTCATGTGGGATGATATTTATGATACCTTGAAAAAGGGCTTAAACAGCAATGGGTATGAAAACTGTGAACCTGTGCCTGCCCCGCCGTTCGAGGGCCCTCACGCTACAGGAGGATTGTATTATGAAGGGGCATCAACTCCGAGAGGAATTACGAAACAATGCAAGTATCCTGCTGAAACCTTTACGACATTTTTCAACTGGTACTACCTGCATGAAAATGGCATAATTTCAACATCGAGAGGTGTACCAGGGTATTCCTACAAGGTAGTGGACGGAGTCATGGTACCGGATAACGACAAGGGAGGAGTTGGCAACAGGGGACAGGGATTCCCTCCAGTTAACCCTTTCTTTGAGTACCCGTTCAAGTTTGACCCCATTACTCAGGGAGAATATGACAGCATAAAACTGATATCA
This is a stretch of genomic DNA from Bacillota bacterium. It encodes these proteins:
- a CDS encoding extracellular solute-binding protein is translated as MRKMKFICLVMVVAIALTMLTGCVKSKDTGSTASTQKETQEPTNEPVKLDKITFATWVFYTIPEVAEVLEKLFKEDTGVELEIVHFAKDNWEDKLNALFLSGDIADVVRLPDNIYTYVKQDFIVPLDDYIKQNPEFKKMVEANPAIVENFTIDGKIYAVGSKNECYFALWFRDDLLRDLNLSMPKTLDDFVDILRVFKKTDINRNGKTDDTIPLTTSSYIIRWDIISSCFGVKNGVYLKDGKYVDSTLTPEYREFMDFVKMLYKDELIDREVPTKGLGDARTTFFTGGAGSIFMWDDIYDTLKKGLNSNGYENCEPVPAPPFEGPHATGGLYYEGASTPRGITKQCKYPAETFTTFFNWYYLHENGIISTSRGVPGYSYKVVDGVMVPDNDKGGVGNRGQGFPPVNPFFEYPFKFDPITQGEYDSIKLISKWGKEHADDIKTIRPSMEMVDYYAIKDDYVSKLEELFYRYVVGEIDYDYFVNDYKNYKKEIDLDGIIENMNKKLK